A region of Vicinamibacteria bacterium DNA encodes the following proteins:
- a CDS encoding dihydrolipoamide acetyltransferase family protein produces PPAAAPVPLTPVSGPRAAPVPPPPAGGRGRVKASPLARAIAARENIPLAAVSGSGPGGRIVKRDIESYAAAGPAPAALAAAGPGPSVVPFPSVAPGQEIPLSNMRKTIAKRLSESKFTAPHFYVTVDVDMGAAVALRDQLLKGENTKISFNDLVIKACAKALPRFPLVNASFMGDRIATHAEVHVGVAVSIPDGLITPVVRNADRKSLLKISQEVRDLAGRARERKLRPEEFTGSTFTISNLGMFDVSEFTAIINPPESAILAVGAVQKVPVVAEDAVRVGHRMKVTLSSDHRVVDGALAAQFLAEVRRLLENPISLFV; encoded by the coding sequence CCCGCCCGCGGCCGCTCCCGTCCCCCTGACCCCCGTTTCCGGCCCGCGCGCCGCCCCCGTCCCTCCCCCGCCCGCGGGGGGGAGGGGCCGCGTCAAGGCCAGCCCCCTGGCCCGCGCCATCGCCGCGCGCGAGAACATCCCCCTCGCCGCCGTGTCCGGCAGCGGTCCCGGTGGCCGCATCGTTAAGCGTGACATCGAGAGCTACGCGGCGGCCGGCCCCGCGCCCGCCGCCCTCGCCGCCGCGGGGCCCGGTCCGAGCGTGGTGCCGTTCCCCTCCGTAGCCCCCGGCCAGGAGATCCCGCTCTCGAACATGCGGAAGACCATCGCCAAGCGGCTCTCGGAGAGCAAGTTCACGGCCCCGCATTTCTACGTGACGGTGGACGTCGACATGGGGGCGGCGGTGGCCTTGCGTGATCAGCTCCTGAAGGGTGAGAACACCAAGATCTCGTTCAACGACCTCGTGATCAAGGCCTGCGCCAAGGCTCTCCCTCGTTTCCCGCTCGTCAACGCCTCTTTCATGGGGGATCGCATCGCCACCCACGCTGAAGTGCACGTGGGGGTGGCGGTCTCCATCCCGGACGGCCTCATTACTCCCGTGGTCCGGAACGCAGATCGCAAGTCGCTGCTGAAGATCTCGCAGGAGGTGAGGGACTTGGCGGGGCGGGCCCGCGAAAGGAAGCTCCGGCCCGAGGAGTTCACGGGCTCCACCTTCACCATCTCCAACCTCGGCATGTTCGACGTGAGCGAGTTCACCGCCATCATCAACCCCCCGGAGAGTGCCATCCTGGCCGTGGGGGCGGTGCAGAAGGTACCGGTGGTCGCGGAGGACGCCGTCCGCGTCGGGCACCGGATGAAGGTCACGCTCAGTTCCGACCACCGGGTGGTGGACGGGGCGCTGGCCGCCCAGTTCCTGGCCGAGGTTCGGCGGCTGCTGGAGAATCCGATCAGCCTGTTTGTCTGA
- the rnr gene encoding ribonuclease R, translated as MPLKDRILHVLTVDGKPVSVRELVRRLDLRGEARRGLKDQLRQLIADGEVVQIRGPRIGLPSRMNLVVGRLTCNPAGYGFVIPERSEASPPPRPYRTRSAKSGGSGAGPDRGSGPAGGVRRIEATAKRREAPKDLYVSALNMKEALHGDRVVARVERVTAKGAEGRIIRVLERAQQRLVGRYEEDGRAGGRVVPFDRRILHELFIPPGDNGGAKAGEMVSAEITRPPTATRNPSGRVLQVLGRLQDPGVDLKVVMAKYGLPDAFPEEVEAEAARVPSQVGPADVVGRTDFRPWLTVTVDPETARDHDDAISLDRLPHGHWRLAVHIADVAHYVREGSLLDQEAYLRGTSVYFPDRVVPMLPHPLSSNICSLVEGADRLTQSVVMEIDGKGRVRKAEFHDGVIRSAARMTYQQVQKIVDGEAELRAGFAPLVPLLEGMDELAKLMRARRYERGSLDFDIPEPKLVLNAAGEMTGIVASERLNSMRVIEEFMLAANEAVAERLTGAGVGALFRIHEQPDPQRVEEFCELVASLGYRLPGNLEGVRPEDFQLILRQIEGKPEEKLVSYLLLRTMKLARYHEENLGHFGLATESYAHFTSPIRRYPDLVVHRSLRALRQGRDPAREAQLREALPEMGLHLSEMERRATEAERELTEWKKVRFMADKLGEVFSGYITGVQAFGLFVELDEIYVQGLVHVSSMIDDYYLFNEKAHTLKGENTRKVYRLGDKVEVQLVRVDLERRQLDFALPDALGGRPRSAGGRPTAVRRGRPTEARGGRGRGRARR; from the coding sequence TTGCCGCTCAAGGACCGGATCCTGCATGTGCTCACCGTGGACGGCAAGCCGGTCTCGGTGCGAGAGCTGGTGCGCCGGCTCGACCTGCGGGGGGAGGCACGGCGCGGGCTGAAGGACCAGCTCCGGCAGCTCATCGCGGACGGAGAGGTGGTCCAGATCCGTGGCCCCCGAATCGGCTTGCCCTCCCGAATGAACCTGGTCGTGGGGCGCCTCACCTGCAACCCCGCGGGCTACGGCTTCGTGATCCCGGAGCGCTCCGAGGCGAGCCCTCCTCCCCGCCCCTACCGGACGCGCTCCGCGAAGAGCGGAGGCTCCGGGGCCGGGCCGGACCGGGGCAGTGGCCCCGCGGGGGGAGTGCGTCGGATCGAAGCGACGGCAAAGCGCAGGGAGGCCCCGAAGGACCTCTACGTCTCGGCTTTGAACATGAAAGAGGCCCTGCACGGCGACCGCGTGGTGGCGCGGGTGGAGCGGGTGACGGCCAAGGGTGCGGAGGGTCGCATCATCCGGGTGCTCGAGCGGGCTCAGCAGCGTTTGGTCGGACGCTACGAGGAGGACGGGCGCGCGGGCGGGCGGGTCGTCCCTTTCGACCGCCGGATTCTTCACGAGCTGTTCATCCCCCCCGGCGACAACGGGGGGGCCAAGGCGGGGGAGATGGTCTCGGCGGAGATTACCCGTCCACCCACCGCCACCCGTAACCCCTCCGGTCGCGTGCTCCAGGTGCTGGGCCGTCTCCAGGACCCGGGCGTCGACCTGAAGGTAGTGATGGCCAAGTACGGTCTGCCCGACGCCTTCCCCGAGGAGGTCGAAGCGGAGGCGGCCCGGGTGCCCAGCCAGGTGGGGCCCGCAGACGTGGTCGGCCGCACCGACTTCCGGCCCTGGCTCACCGTGACGGTGGACCCCGAGACCGCGCGCGACCATGACGACGCCATCAGCCTGGATCGCCTCCCCCATGGGCACTGGCGGCTGGCCGTGCACATCGCGGACGTGGCCCACTACGTCCGCGAGGGCAGCCTCCTGGATCAAGAGGCCTACCTGCGCGGCACCTCCGTCTACTTTCCCGACCGGGTGGTGCCCATGCTGCCCCACCCCCTCTCCAGCAACATCTGCAGCCTGGTGGAAGGGGCCGACCGCCTCACCCAGTCGGTGGTGATGGAGATCGACGGCAAGGGGCGGGTGAGGAAGGCCGAGTTCCACGACGGCGTCATTCGGAGCGCCGCCCGCATGACCTACCAGCAGGTGCAGAAGATCGTGGACGGGGAGGCCGAGCTCCGGGCGGGCTTCGCGCCCCTGGTCCCCCTGCTGGAGGGCATGGACGAGCTGGCCAAGCTCATGCGCGCCCGTCGATACGAGCGGGGCTCCCTGGACTTCGATATTCCGGAGCCAAAGCTCGTGCTCAACGCGGCGGGAGAGATGACGGGAATCGTGGCCAGCGAGCGGCTGAACAGCATGCGGGTCATCGAGGAATTCATGCTTGCCGCCAACGAGGCGGTGGCGGAGCGCCTGACGGGGGCCGGGGTGGGGGCCCTTTTCCGGATCCACGAGCAGCCCGACCCCCAGCGGGTGGAGGAGTTCTGCGAACTGGTGGCTTCCCTCGGCTACCGCCTCCCCGGCAACCTGGAGGGGGTGCGCCCGGAGGACTTCCAGCTCATCCTGCGCCAGATCGAGGGCAAGCCCGAGGAGAAGCTGGTCTCCTACCTGCTCCTGCGCACCATGAAGCTGGCCCGCTACCACGAGGAGAACCTCGGCCACTTCGGCCTCGCCACCGAGAGCTACGCGCACTTCACGAGCCCCATCCGCCGCTACCCGGATCTGGTCGTGCACCGCTCCCTGCGCGCGCTGCGTCAAGGACGCGACCCCGCACGCGAAGCCCAGCTCCGGGAGGCCCTCCCCGAAATGGGCCTCCATCTCTCGGAGATGGAACGGCGCGCGACGGAGGCGGAACGGGAACTCACGGAGTGGAAGAAGGTCCGCTTCATGGCGGACAAGCTGGGGGAGGTCTTCTCCGGCTACATCACCGGGGTCCAGGCCTTCGGTCTCTTCGTGGAGCTGGATGAGATCTACGTGCAGGGCCTGGTGCACGTCTCCTCCATGATCGATGATTACTATCTCTTCAACGAGAAGGCCCACACTTTGAAAGGCGAGAACACCCGGAAGGTCTACCGCCTGGGCGACAAGGTCGAGGTCCAGCTGGTCCGGGTCGACTTGGAGCGTCGCCAGCTCGATTTTGCGCTCCCGGACGCGCTGGGCGGGCGGCCGCGGTCCGCCGGGGGGCGGCCGACGGCGGTCCGGAGAGGGCGGCCGACGGAGGCCCGGGGGGGGCGGGGGCGCGGACGAGCCCGGCGCTGA
- a CDS encoding PilZ domain-containing protein, translated as MAAADEPGERRSSGLPRVPFVRRCAAEFEDTRSASAFLININVLGCYVAMDELPRLGQRLVCRFRLPESENEVAVEGVVAWTNPRQQHPVHSLPPGFGVSFRNLSPANQKWIEAVMRDYAARKSAS; from the coding sequence GTGGCGGCAGCGGACGAACCCGGGGAGAGGCGGAGCAGCGGCCTTCCACGCGTCCCCTTCGTGCGGCGATGCGCGGCGGAGTTCGAGGATACACGCTCCGCGAGCGCGTTCCTGATCAACATCAATGTCCTCGGATGCTATGTGGCCATGGACGAGCTGCCCCGCCTCGGCCAGCGCCTGGTCTGCCGCTTCCGCCTTCCCGAGAGCGAGAACGAGGTGGCGGTCGAAGGGGTCGTGGCCTGGACCAACCCCCGCCAGCAGCATCCCGTGCACAGCCTCCCCCCGGGCTTCGGGGTCAGCTTCCGCAACTTGTCGCCGGCGAACCAGAAGTGGATCGAGGCGGTAATGCGGGACTACGCGGCCCGAAAATCGGCGAGCTAG
- a CDS encoding secretin N-terminal domain-containing protein: protein MTSLMALVLALAAPGPQPAGEALISLDVKDASVLDIVHLLTEVGGFQAVFDPGISCKLTVKLTEVRWQAALDVSLRSCRLGREEENGILRIAPVERLGEESAARRRLEEEQRLSAPHTVARFRLSYARAQEIAPLLKRFLSVRGDVVYDARTNTLIIVD from the coding sequence ATGACGAGCCTCATGGCGCTGGTCCTGGCTCTGGCCGCCCCCGGCCCCCAGCCGGCGGGCGAGGCCCTCATCTCCCTGGACGTCAAGGACGCCTCCGTCCTTGACATCGTCCACCTCCTGACCGAGGTGGGTGGCTTTCAAGCGGTCTTTGACCCCGGCATCTCCTGCAAGCTCACGGTGAAGCTGACGGAGGTGCGCTGGCAGGCGGCGCTCGATGTGTCACTGCGGTCCTGCCGCCTCGGGCGCGAAGAAGAGAACGGTATCCTGCGCATCGCGCCCGTCGAGCGCCTGGGCGAGGAGTCGGCCGCGCGGCGCCGTTTGGAGGAGGAGCAGCGGCTGAGCGCCCCCCACACCGTGGCCCGCTTCCGCCTCTCCTACGCGCGGGCCCAGGAGATCGCGCCCCTCCTGAAGCGCTTCCTGTCCGTCCGGGGGGACGTCGTCTATGACGCCCGGACCAATACCCTCATCATCGTCGACTGA
- the selB gene encoding selenocysteine-specific translation elongation factor: MRSFIVGTAGHIDHGKSALVQALTGTDPDRLKEEKERGITIDLGFAHLALAEDVVASFIDVPGHERFVRNMLAGAHGIDAVLLVVAADESVMPQTREHFHICRLLGVPRGLVALTKCDLADADSQALAEMEVRELLAGSFLDGRPIVRVSARTGVGLEGLRGALLELARESPPRVAGGLLRLPVDRVFTLRGFGTVVTGTLVSGTLNVGEEVEILPSGRRARVRGLQIHGEGVETAAAGNRTAVNLAGLEVEDLARGDVLTRPGTLRPTRMLDAELTLLPGEKALADQSRVRVHVASAEALGRVRVLGGGRAEPGRTALVQLRLERPVAAGRGDRLIIRSYSPAVTIGGAQVLDSLPPARRRGGVAPLERLAAAGSPSEAAVRMIGEADTAGIDAPTLAARLTVAAGALGAELSGREDVIALGQDPISFLSRAAMETLSRATLDLLDAFHRENPLKAAMAREELRRRLFMRSPAAAFERVLASLAAGGAVRLLPDAVALARHTVTLSPGEEEGRATLLEAALGAGLAGLEVRALASRTGKDPRLLERVSRVLLGEHLLERVGEGGLVHRDHLESLKTEVRKRWPPGSRLDVGGFKELTGLSRKFVIPLLEYLDRERVTRRAGNDRLVLM; the protein is encoded by the coding sequence GTGCGCTCCTTCATCGTGGGGACGGCCGGCCACATCGACCACGGCAAAAGCGCGCTCGTCCAGGCCCTGACCGGCACCGATCCCGACCGGCTGAAGGAGGAGAAGGAACGAGGCATCACCATCGACCTCGGCTTCGCCCATCTGGCCCTGGCCGAGGACGTGGTGGCCTCCTTCATCGACGTCCCCGGCCACGAGCGGTTCGTGCGCAACATGCTGGCCGGGGCCCACGGCATCGACGCCGTGCTGCTGGTGGTGGCGGCCGACGAATCGGTCATGCCCCAGACCCGGGAGCACTTCCACATCTGCCGGCTGCTCGGTGTCCCCCGCGGGCTGGTGGCCCTGACCAAATGCGACCTGGCCGACGCCGATAGCCAGGCCCTGGCCGAGATGGAGGTGCGCGAGCTCCTGGCCGGGTCCTTCCTGGACGGCCGTCCCATCGTCCGCGTGTCCGCCCGCACCGGGGTCGGCCTCGAGGGGTTGCGGGGGGCCCTGCTGGAGCTGGCCCGCGAGTCGCCCCCCCGCGTGGCGGGGGGCCTGCTCCGACTGCCCGTGGACCGCGTCTTCACCCTCCGCGGCTTCGGGACCGTGGTCACGGGCACCCTCGTCTCGGGGACCCTCAACGTGGGGGAGGAGGTGGAGATCCTGCCCTCCGGGCGGCGGGCCCGCGTGCGCGGCCTGCAGATCCATGGCGAGGGCGTGGAAACGGCGGCGGCCGGAAACCGCACGGCCGTGAACCTGGCCGGCCTGGAGGTGGAGGACCTTGCGCGGGGGGATGTTCTCACCCGCCCGGGCACCCTGCGCCCGACGCGCATGCTGGACGCGGAGTTGACGCTCCTTCCGGGGGAGAAGGCTCTCGCCGACCAGTCGCGGGTGCGGGTCCACGTGGCGAGCGCGGAAGCGCTGGGCCGCGTCCGCGTGCTCGGGGGGGGGCGGGCGGAGCCCGGGCGCACCGCCCTCGTTCAGCTGCGATTGGAGCGACCGGTGGCGGCCGGCCGCGGGGATCGGCTCATCATCCGGTCCTACTCGCCGGCAGTCACCATCGGCGGGGCCCAGGTTCTTGACTCCCTCCCCCCCGCCCGTCGGCGCGGGGGAGTCGCCCCCCTGGAGCGGCTGGCTGCCGCGGGCAGCCCCTCGGAGGCGGCGGTGCGCATGATCGGGGAGGCGGACACCGCCGGCATCGACGCCCCCACCCTGGCCGCGCGGCTCACCGTGGCCGCGGGCGCGCTCGGGGCGGAGCTTTCCGGTCGGGAAGACGTGATCGCCCTCGGCCAGGACCCGATCTCATTCCTGTCCCGGGCGGCGATGGAGACCCTGTCGCGGGCCACCCTCGACCTTCTCGATGCTTTCCATCGGGAGAACCCCCTGAAGGCGGCCATGGCCCGCGAGGAACTGCGCCGGCGCCTCTTCATGCGGTCCCCGGCTGCCGCCTTCGAGCGGGTCCTGGCGTCGCTAGCGGCGGGGGGCGCGGTGCGGCTCCTACCCGATGCGGTCGCCTTGGCCCGGCACACGGTGACCCTCTCCCCCGGGGAGGAGGAGGGGCGGGCCACCCTCTTGGAGGCGGCCCTGGGCGCGGGCCTGGCCGGCCTTGAGGTGCGTGCGCTGGCCTCCCGCACCGGCAAGGACCCGCGTCTGCTCGAGCGGGTGTCCCGGGTGCTCCTCGGCGAGCACCTCCTCGAGCGGGTGGGGGAGGGCGGGCTCGTCCATCGTGACCACCTGGAGTCGCTCAAGACCGAGGTGCGAAAGCGTTGGCCCCCGGGTTCGCGGCTCGACGTGGGTGGCTTCAAAGAGCTGACCGGGCTCTCGCGCAAGTTCGTGATCCCGCTCCTCGAGTACCTGGACCGGGAGAGGGTCACGCGCCGCGCCGGCAACGACCGCCTGGTCCTGATGTAG